The Moorena producens PAL-8-15-08-1 genomic interval AGCAGGGAGCAGTAAAAATATTTTTGGGAGTGTTAATCCCGGGTGCTATTATGGAGGGAGTGGTTAAACATCCTGTGTACCTCATGATTATGATAATTGCTAGAGTTAGTTTCCGAAGGGGATACTCACGAGAAGAGGACTAATGTGCTCTGTATGCTGTCGGTGTGATGCCCGTAAATTGTCGAAACTGTTTGCTTAAGTGGCTGTGGCTGTTGAACCCACACTCTAAGGCAATGTCCACAATTAATCGGTCTTTTTCTTTCAACAACTGCTTCGCCCGTTCTACCCGTTGCTGAATCAAGTATTGGTAGGGAGACATGCCGATTGACTGCTTAAATAGACGGCTGAAATGAAATTGGCTCATGTCTAGCAATCGAGCTAATTCTGCCAGTTTAATATCTTGATCTAAATGTGTATCAATATAATCTATAATTCGCTGGAGTTGACGCAGGGGTAAGCCACCCTGGTAAATTGGCAACTGAGGTTTGGTAGCTGCGTGCTGCCTCAGTAAATTCACTGCCAAGACGTTAGCCAAAGAATCAATATAAAGTGTGCTGCCTGAAGATTCCTGTTGAAGTTCAGTAAGTAGCATGATTGCGATCGCTTCAATCTGTGGATTGCGAGTCCGAAATTCAGGTAGTAATTCTAGCCGATCGGGATTCTGTTCAAGGGTTTCTCTAGCAACGCTTTGAATAAACTGAGATTTAAGGCGAATCTGCAAGTAATTATCATCACTGTCCCACCGAGCAAAAAACGGTGTCTTGGCAGGGGTAATGGACATGTCTCCTTTTTTATACAGCCCTGTGTAGGTTTTCCCGGCCTGAATTTGGAGCAAGCGAACGGGACGAGGAGCAAGGGAGATAGAAAGGGTATGCTCATCATTGTAATGACAATTTCCCTCTCCAGCAGGATGTTGGAAGTGTTGGACTCGAATATGCTCCCAGCTTTGTGTTTGGCGAGACTTCTGGGATAAGCCATTGGTTTCAGGCTGTTGGATAGCAGGATTTTTCATAATCCAAGTCCAGTGCGTCTAGTTCTGATTATATTCAGGTTGGGCTAGTTTCCAGCAAAAACGTGAAAAGCCATCGCAAGATTGTGATAGTACCACAGGAATTAGACAGCTTAGCATCAATCGCCTTTCTAAGCTGTAAGGGTGATTGTTAAGCAGAAAGTATCAAGAAGATGAATATACTTATTTTCGGTTCAACCGGTGCTACAGGTCGTCAGGTTGTGGAACAGGCTCTTGAGCAGGGACACAGGGTTACAGCATTTGCACGCAATCCCGCAAAGCTAGATATCAACCACGCTAATCTCAAGGTTGTTCAGGGGGATGTCATGGATCTGCCATCAGTGGAGAAGGCCGTACAAGGTCAAGAAGCCGTGGTGTGTGTACTCGGAGCAGGTCAGAAGATGACAGGGACAATCCGGTCAGAGGGGACACAACAGATTATCCAAGCTATGGATAAAGCAGGAATCCGACGCTTTATCTGCCAATCAACTCTTGGAGCCGGAGATAGTTGGGAAAATCTTAACTTTTTCTGGAAGTATATCATGTTTGGATTCCTGTTACGGAACGTGTTTGCTGATCATCAAAGGCAAGAGAACTATGTTTTGCAAAGCGGTCTAGACTGGACAATTGTTCGTCCTGGAGCCTTTGTAGATGGGAATCGCACTGGCAAATATCGACACGGATTTCCAAGTAACGATAAGACATCAAAACTCAAAATTTCTCGTGCTGATGTCGCTGACTTCATAGTGAAGCAACTGGCAGATGACAAGTATATTCACAAGACACCAAGTTTGTCCTATTGAAGTAAGTATTCAGCGATCAGCATTCAGCATTCAGCGATCAGCATTCAGCTAATGTCCTACACGGACGCTACACCGAACAGCTATCTGCGAAAGCCCTATGGCCAAGCTACACCGAACAATTTATGCCTATAGATTCACAGGCTAGAAGCCTGTTCCACCTTACTTGAGGTGCTTTTGAATCAAATAGGCTGACCGCTGACCGCTGACCGCTGACCGCTTAGATATTAAACACTGTGAAATAACACGAAAATTCCCAGGAGGCTTTATGGTAACTGTTCACAATTTCCGTTTTTCTCTAATGCTGTTAACAGCAATCGGCAGTGGTCTGGCCGCTGGCATCTTCTTCGCCTTTTCGACCTTTGTGATGAAGGCTCTGGCTCAGCAACCACCAGCACAGGGTATTGCTACCATGCAATCGATCAATATTACTGTGATCAATCCCTGGTTTATGCTGGCATTTCTGGGAACTGCTGCTGCTGGCACATTGCTGACTATTTCGTTACTGTTGCAGTCGCATCAACCAGGTGCTGTCTATTGGTTGGCGGGTACTTTGCTTTATCTGATTGGCACAATCGGCGTTACCTTCGCGTGCAATATCCCCCTGAATGATGCCCTCGCAATCGTCACGCCAGACAGTGCTGAAGCCACAACCCTATGGGCAAGATTCCTAACGGATTGGACATTTTGGAACCATGTTCGGACGGTAGCAGCATTTTTGGCAGCGATGCTGTTTACAATTGCCCTTTGCGTTCGCCCTTAGGCGGGCACAAAGTGCCATCGCAAAGGGCGATTTGGAATGACGAACGAAGCTACACTCATCCGATAGGGGAGTGTAGCTTCGTTCCAGGCTCTTTTTCTCGTTTGGCTTTCTATGTATACAAAGTACCCATATAGCCTGCCAGGATAGATAATGGCATTTGCTTGGAAGTATGGATGTTTTTAGCTCAGATGTCAATACCCCTGATTCTTGCCAACCGACCCCCTTGCGACTTGCCAGTATCTAGCGTCTAAAATAGAAGAAAGTAATAGATACTACAATATCCTCAAGAAACTTGACTACATCTGAGCCGCCAAAAAAATTAGTCATCAAAAAAATACCCCCGATTGAGCGCAAACCCCAAATCGCACTCAAGAGCGTTACTAATTCTGAGGGTGAAGTTTTCCAGTGCCAAGACCAGATTAGAGTAAAAGCACCTTGGGGAAGTAGAGCTACTGCCGAGATTACAGTCTTGTATCAGGATCACAGTGGCAATCCTTGGGCGCAATATAAGCCAAATGAATCTGACCCAAAGTGGGATTGGGAGGGAGGCTGTGTCCGTGCAGAGCGACTGAGAAAAGCTTGAATCCTAGATCTGTAAATGATGCGAGCACTTATCTAGGGTAAGGCTTGACCATCTTAGTCGCCCAATACACATGGAAAACCTCTGTGACTGCTCCAGCCCGTCGAATCGGCACTGTCCCTATTTCGTGGATCTCCTGAAAATAAGCTCGATAGCTATCTGTCAACTCTTGAAATCGCTCCAGAGTAACGTATAGTCCATTTTTGCCTAACCATTGCTCAGGCTGGAACCAGACCATAAAACCACGCATATCCTCTCCCAAGCAGGTAATTGGTGTAGAGGTCAGGGGACTAATGGCCATCGCTACGATCCCACTGATATAATACCCATTGCTAAAGACAAAGCTAGACTTTTGTAATGCCTCACTCAGGACAGGAGACTCAGCAAACCCTTGTCGCAGTTGCTGAATATCAATCAGTTCTTTAGAGGGGTCATCCTTGGGAGAGACAAAACCCCCAAGTAAAGCATAGTGACCGGATTTTTGCAGTGTTCCTGTAGTGATATGCAGCAGCACAAACAATAATAGGCTAGCTATTGCTATGGCTGAACCCTTTAGCCATCGGTTTACCCAACGGCGCGATGACACAAAGTGCCCGCCTAAGGGCGAACGCATTTGCCACTGTTGCGCCTGTTGCCCTAGTAGTAAGGTTATCCCCCAAAATCCTGGCATCGGCCAAGTGGGCAAAATTTGGTGATATCCTGCTAAGAGGGTAAAGCCTACAACTAGGGGTAGGGATACCCATAGGATCAATCTTGACTCCAATGTTGATGTCTTGCTATACCCGGTAAATTGAGCAAGTAGCGATCGCAAACTCACCCACCACATGGGCAATGCCATCGTAGGAAAAAGATAAGCTATCCCAGATAAAACTATCACTAATACATTTAGCCAATTGTAGCCCGGCTGAGGTACCTCTGGCTCTGGTTGAAAACGAGTGGATAAATGGAAAGTAAACGATATCCAATCATGCTGTATATTCCAGTACCAAATTGGAAAAATAGTTATGATAAATAAGATTAAACCTAGCCATGCCCAAGGTGACAATAATGCACAACGATGACGTGGACTCGTTAAGCAAAAACCAACTAATCCTAAGCCTAAAACAAAGCCATGATATTTACCTAGACAAGCTAAACCTACTAAAATACCTAGGAGTGCTAACCGATAGCTAGGTCGGTATGAACCAGAGATAGGGGTTAGGGTGTGGGGGTTAGGGTGTGGAGTATTGGAATATAAACTATTGGGTTTAGTAGATAGTTTACTAGATAATTTTTTCCTTGAATGTTTCGCTCTTACGGGAAAAAATTCGTAAGCAGCACATAATAAACTAGCTGACCAAAAAAATATCAGGGGACTATCGGGTAGGGTAAGCACACCAAAGCCAATTTGAAAAATCGGAATAATGGTAGCGGACGCTAATGTCAATCGAGCCGCTTTGGTGTTAAATAGATGAGTGCTAGTCAGATACAGTAGCAATAAGCTACCTGTATACAAAATCAGGGAACCCAGACGAATAGTGAATTGGGAAACCTCTCCCGTTATCCAAGTCCCAAAGCCAGTAGTCAGGGCAACTAAAACTGGGTGATCAAAATAACTCCAGTCTAGATGCAGGGTATAGACATAGTAATAGGCTTCATCAATACCAGGGTAAAGCCAAAAAGCAATGATACACCGAAACAGTAGCCCCCCTAGCAGCCAACCAAGTACAAATTGATGTTGAGACAACCGTTTCAGGGCATTAGGCATCATAATCTATTATTTTTTAATTTTATGAGGTACAAATTACTTGATTTTAGGGAGCAGGGAGTAGGGAGTAGGGATTAGGGAGTAGGGAGTAGGGAGTAGGGATAAAACAAATAATGTGTACCTCATAATTATGATAATTATTAGATTTTGCAGATACTCCCATAAAAGACATGGTAGGTTTACTGGATTGGGGAAAACTTAGCAACAAAAGCCATGAAATTGCTTTCTATGTTTTTTAGAACTCTAACCACTAAAGAAGAGTGAAACTGGGCAAACCTTACTTCCTCAAATTTGTTTTTCCTAGCTTATCAGTGATGGATCGCTACATCGCTGCTGAACTCATCCCACCGTTTCTATTTGGTGTTGGCGGGTTTTCATCTATTGGTGTCGCTGTGGGTAGCCTGTTTGATATGGTAGTCAAAATCACTGAGTTAGGACTATCCTGGACAATTGCTGCCCAAGTCGTGCTGTTGAAGTTTCCTGAGTTTATTTCCTATGCCTTACCCATATCAGTACTGCTCGCTACACTAATAGCATATTCTCGCTTGAGTAATGACAGTGAGTTAATTGCCCTACGCAGCTGTGGTGTGAGTTTATACCGACTAGTTGCCCCTGCTCTGGTGCTCAGCCTAATTGTCACGGGTATCACTTTCCTCTTCAATGAATTAATTGTTCCAGCCGCTAACTACCAGGCAACTATAACATTAGAAAAAGCTCTTAATGAGGAAAAACCCGCTTTCGATGAAAACGGTATTATCTATCCAGAGTATCACACTTTTCCCCAACCCAATGGCACAACTACTCAGACACTCAAACGCTTATTCTACGCAAATCGATTTGATGGTCAGAGCATGAAAGACCTGACTGTCTTGGAGTGGTCTAATCAGGGTAAGTTGAAGAAAATTATTCTATCGGAATCAGCCCGTTGGAACTCTAAGCAAAATACCTGGGATTGTTCCCATGGGTCAATTTATTTCATTAGTCCTAAAACCTCTTTTCGGAAAATAGTAACCTTTGATCATCAAGAAATTTCATTTCCTAGAGCGCCCCTTGATTTAGTCACTAAAGCCCGTGACCCCTATGAGATGAATATTCTTCAAGCCATAGAAATGATCCAGTTGCTAAAGGGAGCTGGCGATCGCAAAAAACTCCGGATGCTCCAAGTGCGGATGCAACAAAAAATTGCTTTTCCATTTATTTGTCTAATCTTTGGCTTAGTAGGAGCAAGCATCAGTATTCGACCTAAACGAATCAGCAAAGGGACTAGCTTTGGGGTCTGTTTAATCGTAATTTTTGGCTACTACTTACTGAGCTTTGTGATCGGAGGTTTCGGTATAGCGGGAATTCTCTCCCCAATTGTAGCCGCCTGGTTACCTAATCTATTCGGTTTCGGAGCAGGAGGATGGTTGTTGTGGCGATTGGAGGGTAATGGTTGATGGTAATTGGGAGTAGGGAGTAGGGAGTAGGGAGTAGGGAGTAGGGAGCAGGGAGTAGGGAGTAGGGGGAATAAAGTTGATTGTACCTCATAAGTACGATCGTCAGTATTCATCCTAATACTTACATTAAATTTATCACCTTGGATGTTAATTTAAAATTCTGTAAGCATTCAGGTGCGTTACACTGTTGTTTTTTTATTCGCTCAAGGGTAAGTATTCAATTCGGTCTTGATATTCCTTGGGAAAGGAAGCTCCAGCAATAATGATTAGCTCTGCGAGGGTTTCTCCAATATGATTGGATGGATCGATTACAAAAATCCCCGGTACGTGGCGACTCTCTGCGAGATGGTCTACTAAATGTTTAGGCATAGATTTCCGATTGTTTGTTACTAAAATAAAATCATGAATTTCACACCAGATTAAAATCTCTGGATCGAGAGTTCCTTTAGGAGGAGCGCCTGGATCGCCGATCCTTCTGACAATAAGTTCTGGTGCTTGGCGCATCAGTTGGGTTCGGTAAAGGGAGGCGATATGCTCGTCCAGTAAATATTGGATCGTCATACAGCACTCTTCGGTTGGGATGACTCTCGCTCCAGAGCGGCTTCTGCTTTCAATTGCCGGAACCTCTGTCGTGCAGGAGAAGGATTCTGTTTTTGTTCTTCTCGTTGTTGGCGGCAAAACTCTAGCCAGTCAGCTAAGTAAGCGCTCACCTCTTCTTTGTTGTGTAGATAGTAGAGAATAGTGGCATGAACCTGTTCTAAGCTAATGGTGTCAAATTGTTGGGTAATTTCTTCAGGGGTTCTGGCGCGGTAGATATATTCGTAGAGGACGCTTTCGATACCAATGCGGCTACCTTTGATGCGAATGTCGTCAGAGGCTAGGAAGTCAAAGTAGTCTTGGATTTCCATGGCAATTTGCAATTAATAAAAAAAGTTTTAAAAAAGAAACATAGGAGGCGCGAATACACTTTTTAAGTAGATGTAAACTACATTTAATTTTACCGTTATTATTTTTTTTAAGTCAACCTATTCGTTTATAATGGAAACGTGATTGCTAGGGCTAACTCAAAATTTTGACCATTGTTTTCCTGGTAAGAATCCAATAGTTTTTTAGCATCCCCAGGATCGATATCGAGGCACGTAAGCATTAGGCTGTTCGCGTAGGGTGCGCTTAGCCCATGAGCTTAGAGCTGAATGCTTACAAAATTGTTAAAATTGAAAATTATCAATGGCTATTAACCAGTTGAAATTTTCAATTTTAACTAATCCCAGTTATTCTTAAACTGCTACAGCAGTAGCCTTAAGTTCAAAAATCTTATTGATTACATCTTCTACTACCCGATCAGGAGTAGACGCTCCAGAGGTTACTCCTACTACTATCGAACCAGAGGGAAGCCAATTTCGTGCTACTTCCACCTCCTGATGTAGGGGTTTATGCTCGATTTCATCAGCAGAAATAATCCGGTTGACACTGTCAATGTGATAGGATGGTAGTTGTCGCTCAATCGCAATTTCTTGCAGGTGAGTGGTATTGGAAGAATTAAAACCACCAATCACAATCATCAAGTCTAGCTTTTCTTCCACTAGCTCCAACATGGCATCCTGCCGTTCTTGGGTGGCATCACAGATGGTATTAAAGCTTTGAAAGTGATCGTTTAAATTAGACGTACCATATTTCTTCATCATGGTGCGCTCAAAAAGTTTGCCGATCTGTTCGGTCTCGGTCTTGAGCATAGTAGTTTGGTTGGCAATCCCAATCCGCTCTAAATCCTGCTCTGGGTCAAAGCCAGCTGAGATAGCGTTTTTAAATTTATCGAGAAATTCCTCCCGGTTACCACCATTGAGAATGTAGTTGGCAACGTATTCCGCTTCTTGTAGATTCACTACCACTAAATATTTTCCGGCAAAGGAACTCGTTGCTAAGGTTTCCTCGTGTTTATATTTCCCGTGAATAATCGAAGTGTACTCTTTTTTCTTATGCTTCTCTACGGTGTTCCACACTTTGGACACCCAGGGACAGGTAGTATCTACAATCTTGCAGTCTTTCTCGTGGAGTAGCTGCATTTCCTGAACACTAGCACCGAATGCTGGTAAAATCACTACATCCCCAGCACCAACAACAGAGAAGTCTTTCTGGCCATCCTCAACAGCAATAAATTTTACTGACATTTCCCGCAAGCGCTGGTTAACAGAGGGGTTGTGAATAATTTCATTAGTAATCCAGATCTGTTCACTGGGGAAATGGGTGCGGGTTTCATAAGCCATGGCTACAGCTCGCTCCACACCCCAGCAAAAGCCAAATGCTTCTGCTAGCCGGATGGTCACATCTCCCTGTTGCAGCCGATAGTTCTTGGCACGAATCTCTTCAATCAGACTGCTTTGATATTCCGATTCCAACTGAGAGGTAACTTCGGCTTCGTGACCAAATCCTTTACGGTGGTAGTTATCTGATTTCTGGAGTGAGCGCTTGAAAGCTTTTGTATCCATTGAGCTATCTTCAGCAAATTACTTATCAATCACTGCTAATATTATTAATTTAGTTTTAATCAACCGTGATCTTAGTTACTATAGCAATCCTAAATAAATTGTGATAATTTTTTTTCCTACTCCCTGCTCCCTACTCCCTACTCCCTACTCCCTGTTCCATTTGCTATAGGAATCCCTACTCCTTCTTGGAGGATTAGTTGCTCAAAGATTTGTAAACCATAGCGCCACACTAAGTAACCTTGGGGACTCAGATGCAAGCCATCGGTACTAAGCTCAGGTTGCAGGTTGCCCTGACTATCAGCAAAGAGGGGATAGAGATTTAGATAAATCGCTCCTTCTTCGTGAGCGATCGCTTTTAGCTGCTGGTTAAGATTTTGGATGCGACTGTTGGGGATAGTAAGTAAGCGATCGCGTCCTTCCCAGGTTGCCTGTTCAGCACCATGGGGCAAAATCGATTGAAGGACAATCTTCGTTTCGGTATGGGCTCGCCGTAAGTAGCGAATCGTTAGCCGTTGGTTTTCTAGAATTGCTTCATCCTTGACCCCCCGAATTAGGTCATTGATGCCAATCATCACAAAAATTGCTTCTGGCTTAGTCTGATCCAAAATATCTAAGCGCTTGAGCAACCCTGCTGAGGTTTCCCCAGACAGTCCTTGATTAAGCCAGTAGCGTTTTGGAGGTAGCAGCTTGTTGGGAAACCATAGGCTTAGAGAATCTCCCAACAGGACAGTTAACTGTTCCGGTTGTTGATTAGCCACTACCTGAGCTTCCTTCTCCAGCAGTGCCAGCCATTGTTGGTAATTTAACTGGTGTCGTGGCCCTAATTCAATTACTGGCTCAGGGGTAGAATTTAAAATTCGGGTAGTTACCACAGGATGGCTAACTGGATCTGACTTTGACTGGTGATACTCACCCAGTAGTAACCAGATGAGAGTCACAATCATAAACCCATTGGCAGCAAGGGATAGTAAAGCCCAAGGTGGACAACGCTTCAACTCAATGAACAAAAAATTGGCATTATGTCTGTTCTAACATCCCTGAGGGCAAAGGTAATACCATCAGTTGGCAGTTAACAGTTAACAGTTAACTGTCAACTGTTAACAAAACCTAGTTAAAAGCAATCGGCCATGTCAGCAAAACGCTAAAATTCAGAGCTACTAGCCATGTCTGTAGTACTACTGAAGTTACCCATGCTAGAACTAGGCATCACACTGGATTCCTTAACAAATCCAGCGTAAGCTTCCATACCGTGTTCGGCAATATCCAAGCCTTCCAGTTCTTCTTCTGGTGTCACCCGGATACCTAGGGTTAGTTTCAGCACGAACCAGACGATGCCACTAAACAGCACCGTGAAGCCCCCAATCGCTAGAATACCCAGGATTTGGGTGCCAAGTTGACCGGCACTACCGGCGGTAAACAGACCTGAATCTTTAGCGAAAAGTCCAACGGCTAGGGTTCCCCAGATACCATTGACCAAGTGGACTGAAATTGCCCCTACTGGGTCATCAATTTTGATGTTGTCAAAGAAGGAAACAGAGAAGACAACGATGATGCCACCAATAGCACCAATAATAACTGCTGAGAAATAGCTGACATTATTACAGGGAGCCGTAATTGCCACTAATCCAGCCAAAATCCCGTTGATGATCATGGACAGGTCTGGCTTACCATCTTTTAGCCAAGCCGTCAAGGTAGCAGTAATCCCACCAGCTGCTGCGGCTAGGTTAGTGGTCACCGCAATATAGGGAACTGCCTCACTAGCAGCTAGTTCAGAACCTGGATTGAAGCCAAACCAGCCGATCCAGAGAATCAAGCAACCAAGAGTGGCAATACTCATGTTGTGACCTGGGATAGCACGAGGTTCACCGTTTTCGTACTTACCGCTACGGGGTCCGAGGAAGGCAGCTCCCATCAAAGCCGCCCAGCCACCAACGGAGTGAACCACGGTTGAGCCAGCAAAGTCTGAGAATCCCATGCCACCAAGCCAACCATCACTGCTCCAAACCCAGTGTCCAGTGATGGAGTAGGATACCCCAACAATCAGGATGCTGAAAATTAAGAAGTCTAGGAACTTAATCCGTTCAGCAACCGCACCGGACACGATGGTGGCAGCAGTTCCAGCAAAGGCAGCTTGGAATAGGAAAAATACGGCTATCGGTAGACCTGCAGGAAATGGATCTAACCCATAGGTAGCGGGGTCTTCACTGCTGAGGAAAAAGCCCGACAGCCCAATAAATGCGTTGCCTTTGCCGAACATAAAGGAAAAACCAATTGCCCAAAACGAAATAGTTGCTAAGGCAAAGACAATTAGGTTTTTCGCGAGAATATTAACCGCATTCTTCTGGCGGCAGAAGCCGGTTTCTAGCATTCCGAATCCGGCATTCATGAAGATAACTAGGATCGCAGCTACTAATATCCAGATAGCATTAAGAGTGCCCTGAAGTTCTTCTGGGGTAGGTCCGGCGCTATCCTGGGCAACAGCAGCTGTATGCCAAACTAGAACAATTATCCCTGTCAGGGGAATACAGGCGAGCCAGTAAGGGGAAAACGATTTTGCGATCGCTTTGAATGGCTCTAGATAAGGAGAATCCCACGATGAGCGGGAGGCTTGGTGAGCCATAGGTCGCCTAGATCTTACTAGGGTACCCTTGTTTTTCATTGTTCGCTGAGATTTTGAAATTGACATAATAAGCGTTAACTTACCTCTGATTTAGATACACTTCCTCACACTGAGAAACTTCAGAAAACAAATTCTCAAATTAGCCACCGAAACCTAAGAGTCCATCCTTTTTCAAGGACTCATCCTGACGTCACCCTGCTACCTTTACATACCTGATTGCTAGATGCTAGACTCCTGGCTGAGCTAGTCATCAGGTAGTTTCTTCAGCTAAAGCCTTGTCTTAAGACAAAACCCTACAAATAACTGGGACTATAGTCAAGGGAATTAAAGCATTATTTAATGAAATATTTCATTAAATATTATTGCCGCAGGATAGACCCCGTACACTGGTAGAGTTACCTGGGTCAGAGGCTTTCAAGGTGGGAACGCCACATGGTTCCACTCAGCCCCCTTCGAATGCTGCACCTCCCACTAACGGTTTATAAATTAATCCAGTTCTAGGTTTGAGTAACCGTGTTTTATTGGTAGAAAATTGATCAAGCAATTTGGATAATATTGGTACACGATACAGGGTGATCAACCTTTCGTGTAAAAGTGATTATTCCCCTAGGCTTTAGCAAGATGTCCCAACTACCACGCACTAATGCTCACGAAAGTTTGCCGATAATCCGAACTGGGTAATTCTATAGCTAAACACTCAGTGGACTAGTCAACTCTAAGAAAGTCTTACGTTTAATCAACCCCACTTACATCCTTTCGGATCAGGTGGGGTGATTGACTAATTGATCGCTTTGTCTTTGAGGTGTTTTGATCTAAGATCTTTTTTTGGGATGATTCTGTATCAATAGATACTTTTTTTTAAAAAAAATGAGAGTATTTAAAACTAGGCAGATGCAACGTCTAGTTGGGGATCTAATTGGCTGTGGAGTTGGCCGAACCAGAATTTGACACTCCTACGGATAGAAGCCGATCATGGTACAACTATAAAAATGGGCATACTGTAGAGTAGGCATGTATTTGATATGCTCAACGGATTAGCTATGGAATTGTATAGATAACACCAGTGAATCGAATTGACCAGGAATTGGCAGCGTTAGAGGAAGCCATCACCCATTTGGCAAAGGAATTCCAATCAACCTACTTTAACTATTTGACCTTTTTAGGTGAATGCGTGGGGCAACAGCTGATTATGGCTTCCTATCGGATTTGTACTCAAGGGTATCCTGAGTCTTTTCTAAATTTGTCGGTTAACAGTCGGCAACAGTTACAGCAATCCCTACGAAAGCTGGCTCAAGAGACTCAACAAAAGTTGCCATCACTCCTAGAACAGTGGCAAGAGTCAAGGTCAGCTACTACTGATGACTTGGATCAGGACTTGGATCAGGACTCGGATCAGGACTTGAATCAAGACTTGGATCAGGACTCGGATCAGGACTCGGATCAGGACTCGGATCAGGACTTGGATCAGGACTCGGAAATGCCTTCATCTACAGAAGACTCTCGATTCTTGAATGCTCTAAGGGAGCCATCACCAGCAGCTGAGTTGACCAGTAAACCACGAAATAGCATAGAGAAACTGGAGCAATGGCTTAAGCACCTAGAGAGTGGGATCACCAAAACTATTCAAGATGTCTCTGTGGAAAGCAATCGGCTCTTGCATAAACACTCGATTATACCAGACAAATTTCCCCAAGAAATCCTAGAAGCAGCGGCAAAAGTCGAAGCATCTGCGATCGAAACGGCTGAATCCCCCAATATTATCAAAATAATGATGGAAACTAAAGGTGATGGAGAAACAGATGAATCCAGATTAACCCGTATTATTGCCATTAAGCTGCGCTTATCTGAAATAGAATTTGCAGACCCTAACTTGACCCCTGGACGTAATAAAATCAGAGATCTATTAGCTAAAATGAGTCAACTGAAGCGAGAGTATTACAAAAAACAACGGCAAAAGGCAGTAGCTCAAGCTGAAGCAGCATGGCGTGCCAGCTGGTTTGAGGATTAAACTTAGGGAATTACCAATGACTAATTACCAATCACTAATTACCAATG includes:
- a CDS encoding 4-hydroxy-3-methylbut-2-enyl diphosphate reductase; this encodes MDTKAFKRSLQKSDNYHRKGFGHEAEVTSQLESEYQSSLIEEIRAKNYRLQQGDVTIRLAEAFGFCWGVERAVAMAYETRTHFPSEQIWITNEIIHNPSVNQRLREMSVKFIAVEDGQKDFSVVGAGDVVILPAFGASVQEMQLLHEKDCKIVDTTCPWVSKVWNTVEKHKKKEYTSIIHGKYKHEETLATSSFAGKYLVVVNLQEAEYVANYILNGGNREEFLDKFKNAISAGFDPEQDLERIGIANQTTMLKTETEQIGKLFERTMMKKYGTSNLNDHFQSFNTICDATQERQDAMLELVEEKLDLMIVIGGFNSSNTTHLQEIAIERQLPSYHIDSVNRIISADEIEHKPLHQEVEVARNWLPSGSIVVGVTSGASTPDRVVEDVINKIFELKATAVAV
- a CDS encoding GDSL-type esterase/lipase family protein codes for the protein MFIELKRCPPWALLSLAANGFMIVTLIWLLLGEYHQSKSDPVSHPVVTTRILNSTPEPVIELGPRHQLNYQQWLALLEKEAQVVANQQPEQLTVLLGDSLSLWFPNKLLPPKRYWLNQGLSGETSAGLLKRLDILDQTKPEAIFVMIGINDLIRGVKDEAILENQRLTIRYLRRAHTETKIVLQSILPHGAEQATWEGRDRLLTIPNSRIQNLNQQLKAIAHEEGAIYLNLYPLFADSQGNLQPELSTDGLHLSPQGYLVWRYGLQIFEQLILQEGVGIPIANGTGSRE
- a CDS encoding ammonium transporter — its product is MAHQASRSSWDSPYLEPFKAIAKSFSPYWLACIPLTGIIVLVWHTAAVAQDSAGPTPEELQGTLNAIWILVAAILVIFMNAGFGMLETGFCRQKNAVNILAKNLIVFALATISFWAIGFSFMFGKGNAFIGLSGFFLSSEDPATYGLDPFPAGLPIAVFFLFQAAFAGTAATIVSGAVAERIKFLDFLIFSILIVGVSYSITGHWVWSSDGWLGGMGFSDFAGSTVVHSVGGWAALMGAAFLGPRSGKYENGEPRAIPGHNMSIATLGCLILWIGWFGFNPGSELAASEAVPYIAVTTNLAAAAGGITATLTAWLKDGKPDLSMIINGILAGLVAITAPCNNVSYFSAVIIGAIGGIIVVFSVSFFDNIKIDDPVGAISVHLVNGIWGTLAVGLFAKDSGLFTAGSAGQLGTQILGILAIGGFTVLFSGIVWFVLKLTLGIRVTPEEELEGLDIAEHGMEAYAGFVKESSVMPSSSMGNFSSTTDMASSSEF